The following proteins are encoded in a genomic region of Comamonas resistens:
- a CDS encoding PD-(D/E)XK nuclease family protein yields the protein MQASLHSLQYFFSNWQEIRSPVEKHSFTENLAQFFQQFDACHRQETKATPAPPPAQKSIDTQKLADFFTALEKPLQASRHSAIAFDPLRLMKLGRDEVRVVSLLSWLLNPHGSHGYGPALQQGLLAHIQQHIPAFPLAAGKRCQVRTEINLNGESGNRADIEMDADHFYLVIEAKIDALEQPRQVERYCEQAQKRARQHGTPWAVVYLTPHGGKPSHEDDSLVCLSWYQLSRILQESMKNHQNLRKNDLLAIQGNADFFVKTYLNHIRSL from the coding sequence ATGCAAGCATCACTTCATTCCCTGCAGTATTTTTTCAGCAACTGGCAAGAAATTCGCTCTCCAGTGGAAAAACACAGCTTCACAGAAAATCTGGCCCAATTCTTTCAGCAATTCGACGCCTGCCATCGGCAAGAGACAAAAGCCACGCCGGCGCCACCGCCCGCGCAAAAATCCATTGATACGCAAAAGCTGGCCGATTTTTTCACCGCACTCGAAAAGCCGCTGCAAGCATCGCGCCACAGCGCCATTGCCTTTGACCCTTTGCGCTTGATGAAACTGGGCCGCGACGAAGTGCGCGTGGTCAGCCTGCTTTCTTGGCTGCTGAATCCCCATGGCAGCCACGGCTATGGGCCTGCGCTGCAGCAAGGCTTGCTGGCCCATATTCAGCAGCATATTCCGGCATTCCCCCTCGCTGCCGGAAAACGCTGCCAGGTACGCACAGAAATCAACCTGAATGGCGAAAGCGGTAACCGGGCGGATATCGAAATGGACGCCGATCATTTCTACCTCGTCATCGAAGCCAAGATTGATGCGCTGGAACAACCGAGGCAAGTGGAGCGCTACTGCGAGCAAGCCCAAAAGCGGGCCAGGCAGCATGGCACCCCCTGGGCCGTTGTTTATCTAACGCCCCATGGAGGAAAACCTTCTCATGAGGATGACAGCCTCGTCTGCCTGTCCTGGTATCAATTGAGCCGCATCTTGCAGGAGAGTATGAAAAATCACCAGAACCTCAGAAAAAACGACTTGCTGGCCATACAAGGCAATGCCGACTTCTTTGTCAAAACCTATCTCAATCACATCCGTTCACTTTAA
- a CDS encoding DUF262 domain-containing protein: protein MSKDQLHPELLTVSGLFEQGAIYTVPIYQRNYAWQAAQIEQLISDIQDAVAHEENGYFLGNLVVTPKGSSNATHSGFEVIDGQQRLTTLYLLLTFLEADGSSPCSSHKGRLQYESRARATEALRRVGQESSLRAGQTQDSMTDEDSGIHAGFNIIQQYIRQHEKLQRHRFADFLRTRVTLVRASLPPKTDLNRYFEIMNTRGQQLQQVDIVKARLMSALPDPERATFAWIWDACADMDAYVQMSLTRGDTRLRDRIFGDDWSWLALTDFTALLGVHASAHANPNAATSNLALSLDEALQKYAHDGKPESSAEEGNERFRSTIEFPVFLLHVLKVKNGGEDEDEAQLDDKRLIQSFTQILKNVPEAHRAEWVRDFGFTLLKCRNLFDGFILKRQFASSTEDDEGDWSLQRLKRSGSNSKPMPGYAQVFRHSDPEQDSEPDSDTRDVLLLQSMLRITYTSPRTMHWMTQTLQWLAKQPSPQAISSADLARLLKRFARAKVAATFLHARERPQEFGIARIVFTYLDYLLLDEKTKRNFKFQFRNSIEHFYPQHPDKEQSGTPVSGGNLHLLGNLALVSVSANSKFSNSLPKAKAENFRNTIETQSPKLQRMAQITLREGWGDVQVAKHHAEMLALLEEDMQKE, encoded by the coding sequence ATGAGCAAAGACCAGTTACACCCCGAATTGCTCACTGTCAGCGGGCTGTTCGAGCAGGGCGCTATTTACACCGTGCCCATTTATCAGCGCAACTATGCATGGCAGGCCGCGCAGATCGAGCAGCTCATCAGCGATATTCAGGATGCCGTGGCTCACGAGGAAAACGGATATTTCCTGGGCAATCTCGTCGTCACCCCAAAAGGTTCTAGCAACGCCACCCACAGCGGCTTTGAGGTCATTGATGGACAGCAACGGCTCACCACGCTTTATCTGCTGCTGACATTTTTGGAGGCCGATGGCTCCAGCCCCTGTTCCAGCCACAAAGGCCGCCTGCAATATGAATCACGGGCACGGGCCACGGAGGCGCTTCGGCGCGTGGGGCAGGAATCCTCTCTGCGTGCAGGGCAGACACAGGATTCCATGACCGATGAAGACAGCGGAATCCACGCAGGCTTCAACATCATCCAGCAATACATCCGGCAGCATGAAAAGCTCCAGCGGCACAGGTTCGCAGACTTCTTGCGCACCCGGGTGACGCTGGTGCGCGCATCGCTTCCGCCCAAGACCGATCTCAACCGCTATTTCGAGATCATGAATACGCGCGGGCAGCAACTCCAGCAAGTGGACATCGTCAAGGCACGCCTGATGAGTGCGCTGCCCGACCCCGAGCGAGCCACCTTCGCCTGGATCTGGGATGCATGCGCCGATATGGATGCGTATGTGCAAATGTCATTGACCCGTGGGGATACGAGGCTGCGCGACCGCATTTTTGGCGATGACTGGTCCTGGCTGGCACTCACGGACTTCACGGCTCTTCTGGGCGTGCACGCATCAGCCCATGCCAATCCCAACGCGGCCACGTCAAACCTTGCTCTGTCTCTGGACGAAGCCTTGCAAAAATACGCCCATGACGGCAAACCGGAATCCAGCGCAGAGGAAGGTAATGAGCGCTTTCGCTCCACCATCGAATTTCCGGTCTTCCTGCTGCACGTCCTCAAAGTCAAAAACGGCGGCGAGGACGAGGATGAAGCTCAGCTTGACGACAAGCGCCTCATTCAATCATTCACCCAAATTCTCAAGAATGTTCCCGAAGCGCATCGGGCTGAATGGGTGCGGGACTTTGGCTTCACGCTACTCAAATGCCGCAACCTCTTCGACGGTTTCATCCTGAAGCGCCAATTTGCAAGCAGTACCGAGGATGACGAAGGAGACTGGTCACTGCAGCGCCTGAAGAGGAGTGGGTCCAACAGCAAGCCGATGCCTGGTTATGCCCAGGTCTTCCGGCACAGCGACCCGGAGCAAGACAGCGAGCCGGATTCCGATACACGTGACGTGCTGCTTCTCCAGTCCATGCTGCGCATCACCTACACATCGCCACGCACCATGCATTGGATGACCCAAACCCTGCAATGGCTGGCAAAGCAGCCAAGCCCGCAAGCCATTTCCAGTGCCGACCTCGCCCGTTTGTTGAAGCGCTTTGCCCGTGCCAAAGTGGCTGCCACATTTCTGCACGCCAGGGAAAGACCGCAGGAGTTTGGCATTGCCCGCATCGTATTCACCTATCTCGACTATCTGCTCCTGGATGAGAAAACGAAAAGAAATTTCAAGTTTCAGTTCCGCAATTCCATCGAGCATTTCTATCCGCAGCACCCTGACAAGGAGCAGTCAGGTACCCCCGTCTCGGGCGGCAATCTCCATCTTCTGGGCAACCTCGCACTGGTCAGCGTCAGCGCGAACTCGAAGTTCAGCAACAGCCTTCCCAAAGCCAAGGCCGAGAATTTCAGGAACACGATAGAAACGCAAAGCCCCAAGCTCCAACGAATGGCGCAGATCACACTCCGCGAAGGCTGGGGCGACGTACAAGTGGCAAAACATCATGCGGAAATGCTGGCACTGCTTGAGGAGGATATGCAAAAAGAATAG
- a CDS encoding DUF2779 domain-containing protein, with protein MQRTLSKSKLLAYRQCPKRLWLEVHLPEACEDSGTIQAAHAAGHQVGEAARQIYDPLRRGKLIDPQAEGLDAAVARTQALLQTAQPIFEAGFRAEGALAFADVMLPTGRGSRVGWHMVEVKSATCVKDYHRDDAAIQAFLARASGVPLRSVALAHIDSNWTYPGNSDYQGLLVEEDLTEEAFARAGEVRGWITEAQAIVARKQPPRIATSEQCSAPYECGFIAHCQSQEPQAQHPVHWLPRRSQALKAHISKHYIRELSELSNDLLNSTQQRVKAATLADRAYFDQHAASQALAAHKLPGYFIDFETIQFAVPIWKGTRPYQQIPFQFSVHRLGRTGLATHHAFLDLSGNNPSRAFAQALIAACGERGPVFVYNAAFETTRIRELAERHPRLAPALQAINARVVDLLPVARQHYYHPSQQGSWSIKAVLPALCPDLRYEQLDGVQDGTAAQQAYLEAIAPATGVARKALLKRQLRAYCHLDTWAMVRLWAAFTGNTVKAWAKQDA; from the coding sequence ATGCAGCGCACCCTGTCCAAATCCAAGCTCCTCGCCTACCGCCAATGCCCTAAGCGCCTTTGGCTGGAAGTCCACCTGCCCGAAGCCTGCGAGGACTCTGGCACCATCCAGGCCGCTCACGCAGCCGGCCACCAGGTAGGTGAGGCAGCGCGGCAAATCTACGACCCACTGCGCCGCGGCAAGTTGATCGACCCGCAGGCCGAAGGCCTTGACGCCGCCGTGGCACGCACCCAAGCCCTGCTGCAGACCGCCCAGCCTATCTTTGAAGCAGGTTTCCGCGCCGAAGGCGCGCTGGCCTTTGCCGATGTGATGCTGCCAACGGGCCGAGGTAGCCGCGTGGGCTGGCACATGGTGGAGGTCAAGTCCGCTACCTGCGTAAAGGACTACCACCGCGACGACGCCGCCATTCAGGCCTTTCTGGCCCGTGCCAGCGGCGTGCCGCTGCGCTCCGTCGCGCTCGCGCACATCGACAGCAACTGGACCTACCCAGGCAATAGCGACTACCAAGGCCTGCTGGTGGAAGAAGACCTGACCGAGGAAGCCTTTGCGCGGGCCGGCGAGGTGCGTGGCTGGATTACGGAGGCCCAGGCCATTGTGGCGCGCAAACAGCCGCCGCGCATCGCAACCAGCGAACAGTGCAGCGCACCCTACGAATGCGGTTTCATCGCCCACTGCCAAAGCCAGGAGCCCCAGGCCCAGCATCCCGTGCACTGGCTGCCTCGCCGCAGCCAGGCGCTCAAGGCACATATTTCCAAGCACTACATCCGCGAACTGAGTGAGCTGTCCAATGACCTGCTCAACAGCACCCAGCAGCGCGTCAAAGCCGCCACCCTCGCGGATCGGGCCTATTTCGACCAGCACGCCGCCTCGCAAGCGTTGGCAGCACACAAGCTGCCGGGCTACTTCATCGATTTCGAAACCATCCAGTTCGCCGTCCCCATCTGGAAAGGCACCCGGCCCTACCAGCAGATTCCGTTCCAGTTCAGCGTGCACCGCCTCGGGCGCACGGGACTGGCCACCCATCATGCCTTTCTTGATCTTTCCGGCAACAATCCCTCTCGGGCCTTTGCCCAGGCCCTCATAGCCGCCTGCGGCGAACGCGGCCCGGTATTCGTCTACAACGCCGCATTCGAGACCACCCGCATCCGCGAGCTGGCCGAACGCCACCCGCGCCTGGCCCCGGCGCTGCAAGCCATCAACGCGCGCGTGGTGGACCTGCTGCCCGTGGCCCGCCAGCACTACTACCACCCCAGCCAGCAAGGCAGCTGGAGCATCAAGGCCGTGCTCCCAGCCTTATGCCCCGATCTGCGCTACGAGCAACTGGACGGCGTACAGGATGGGACCGCAGCACAACAGGCCTATCTGGAAGCCATCGCCCCCGCCACCGGCGTGGCACGCAAGGCGCTATTAAAGCGGCAGTTGCGCGCCTACTGCCATCTCGACACCTGGGCCATGGTGCGGCTGTGGGCCGCATTCACCGGCAACACCGTCAAGGCTTGGGCAAAACAGGATGCATGA
- a CDS encoding helix-turn-helix transcriptional regulator → MPARPDTLETVRLAVELLRRIPRGRKITTGELHRQLKDAGMERDLRTIQRQLEMLSTHFEIERDDRSKPYGYRWKEQAHSLAVPHLTPQESLLLQLAQEQLKHLLPARLKQSMDGFFTQARRNLSDAPGTALERQWPHKVRVVATSQPLLPPAIVPGVLEEVSEALYANRWLELDYRNAAGSCKSAKVMPLGLAQQGPRLYLVCRYDGFDNERSLALHRILKAQASTLTFERPEEFDLQQYEDDGRFGFGEGQRIALSFQIEKEAGFHLRETPLSPDQQIRDIDEDWMEVKATVVDSAMLEWWLRGFGDSVDHVKRRKIRK, encoded by the coding sequence ATGCCTGCACGCCCAGACACGCTAGAGACCGTCCGCCTTGCCGTTGAGTTGCTGCGCCGCATCCCGCGCGGGCGCAAGATCACTACCGGCGAGTTGCACCGCCAGCTCAAGGACGCTGGCATGGAGCGCGATTTGCGCACCATCCAGCGCCAGCTGGAAATGCTCTCCACCCATTTCGAAATCGAACGCGACGACCGCAGCAAGCCCTATGGCTACCGCTGGAAAGAGCAGGCCCACAGCCTGGCCGTGCCCCACCTCACGCCGCAGGAATCGCTGCTGCTGCAACTGGCCCAGGAACAGCTCAAGCATCTGCTGCCCGCGCGGCTCAAGCAGTCCATGGATGGCTTTTTCACGCAGGCCCGACGCAATCTCAGCGACGCACCCGGCACCGCTCTGGAACGCCAATGGCCGCACAAAGTGCGCGTGGTCGCCACCAGCCAGCCGCTGCTGCCGCCCGCCATCGTCCCCGGCGTGCTGGAAGAGGTCAGCGAAGCCCTCTACGCCAACCGCTGGCTGGAGCTGGACTACCGCAACGCCGCCGGCAGCTGCAAATCCGCCAAGGTCATGCCCCTGGGCCTGGCCCAGCAAGGCCCGCGCCTGTACCTGGTCTGCCGCTACGACGGCTTTGACAACGAGCGCAGCCTGGCCCTGCACCGCATCCTGAAAGCCCAGGCCTCCACCCTCACCTTCGAGCGCCCGGAGGAATTTGATCTGCAGCAATATGAAGACGACGGGCGCTTCGGTTTTGGCGAAGGGCAGCGGATAGCACTGTCTTTCCAGATTGAAAAAGAAGCCGGTTTTCATCTGCGCGAAACGCCGTTGTCCCCAGACCAGCAGATCCGGGACATTGATGAGGACTGGATGGAGGTCAAGGCCACCGTCGTGGACAGCGCGATGCTGGAATGGTGGCTGCGGGGGTTTGGCGATTCAGTCGATCACGTGAAACGTAGAAAAATCAGAAAGTGA
- a CDS encoding DUF262 domain-containing protein, whose amino-acid sequence MAIKAAGVSAICVQDVLGQKLRIPEYQRPYSWRPSTALQLVDDLQDAWARNQDAPYVLGALILYECRDERGDWLDVVDGQQRLLTLRMILATLQSEDLFSVLPANEDNETPVFRVWRALGHRLAGLEAAEKKSLRDFISTRCQLVRIVTDDVDEAFRVFDSQNYRGKPLAPHDLLKAYHLREMQSESAAMKAAVVETWESVRDEDLDRLFSTFLYRIARWSRGKSAPGFSIHDIALFKGISPQAHDGTLAPSERYHLAAQAAMPLLTAWVAPRTQDSRDAQRSRFQLDAPLIAGRPFFEMVSFMLEELAALEKEVKESIGSFGPTQSRYRYVYELFASALLYYTNKFGSNGLAQARGKLFAWAYALRVAMVRVQYVSADNWARGKDDAAGSPFVLLRNAVKEQAIQRLSVAVKPCRPEHEKELAAFIAKENTQ is encoded by the coding sequence ATGGCAATCAAAGCGGCCGGGGTCAGCGCCATCTGCGTGCAGGATGTACTCGGGCAAAAGCTGCGCATTCCCGAATACCAGCGCCCCTATAGCTGGCGCCCCTCAACGGCCTTGCAGCTGGTGGATGACCTCCAGGATGCGTGGGCCAGAAACCAGGATGCTCCCTACGTGCTGGGTGCGCTCATTCTTTACGAGTGCCGCGACGAGAGGGGCGACTGGCTGGATGTGGTCGATGGCCAGCAAAGGCTGCTGACGCTGCGCATGATCCTGGCGACTCTCCAGTCCGAAGACCTGTTCTCCGTGCTGCCTGCGAATGAGGACAACGAAACGCCGGTGTTCCGGGTATGGCGGGCACTGGGGCACAGACTGGCCGGGCTTGAGGCGGCAGAGAAAAAGAGCCTGCGCGATTTCATCAGCACCCGGTGCCAGTTGGTGCGCATCGTGACCGATGACGTGGACGAGGCCTTCCGCGTGTTCGACTCCCAGAACTATCGCGGCAAGCCGTTGGCGCCCCACGACCTGCTCAAGGCATATCACCTGCGGGAGATGCAGAGTGAATCCGCTGCAATGAAGGCAGCCGTCGTCGAAACCTGGGAGTCCGTACGCGACGAAGACCTCGACAGGCTGTTTTCGACCTTTCTCTACCGCATTGCCCGCTGGTCGCGCGGCAAGAGCGCACCCGGGTTTTCCATCCACGACATAGCCCTGTTCAAGGGCATCTCGCCCCAGGCTCACGATGGCACACTTGCGCCAAGCGAGCGGTATCACCTGGCAGCACAGGCCGCGATGCCTCTACTGACAGCCTGGGTTGCGCCCAGAACCCAGGACAGCCGGGATGCGCAGCGCAGCCGCTTTCAGCTGGATGCACCGCTGATCGCGGGTCGGCCGTTTTTCGAAATGGTGTCGTTCATGCTCGAAGAACTGGCAGCGCTCGAAAAAGAAGTCAAGGAAAGCATTGGCTCATTCGGCCCAACGCAAAGCCGCTATCGGTATGTCTATGAGTTGTTCGCCTCCGCCCTGCTCTATTACACGAACAAGTTCGGCAGCAACGGCTTGGCGCAAGCCCGTGGCAAGTTGTTCGCCTGGGCCTACGCCCTGCGCGTGGCAATGGTTCGCGTGCAATACGTTTCTGCGGATAACTGGGCGCGTGGCAAAGATGATGCAGCCGGATCGCCCTTCGTCCTGCTGCGCAACGCCGTGAAAGAGCAGGCTATTCAACGGCTCTCTGTGGCAGTCAAGCCGTGCCGTCCAGAGCATGAGAAAGAACTCGCGGCCTTCATCGCCAAGGAGAACACGCAATGA
- a CDS encoding LysR family transcriptional regulator, with protein MRRVLPSTQALACFESAARHVSYTKAAQELSLTQSAVSRQIIALEEFVGVTLFKRTRHGVLLTDAGRHYATQVGRWLQGLERDTLDLMSHQGEGGPINLAAVPTFATRWLLPRLPQLAQQHPDITVHIDVQTRPFLFADTVFDAALYAGTPEQVVRWPGVQAQWLMDEEVVPVCSPQLLATAQQRDPGRAWLPVGPEVIARMPLLQQSTRPQGWRQWFDVMGVDAPRALDGMRLELFSMLAVAASQSLGVALIPPMLIEQEIARGDLIVACPQPLRGNRAYYLVTPELAADAVPAPALRAFSQWLQACAQPARG; from the coding sequence ATGCGCAGAGTTCTCCCTTCCACCCAGGCTCTGGCCTGCTTCGAATCGGCCGCCCGCCATGTCAGCTATACCAAGGCTGCGCAGGAGCTGTCATTGACGCAGAGCGCCGTCTCGCGCCAGATCATTGCGCTGGAGGAATTTGTGGGCGTGACGCTGTTCAAGCGCACGCGCCATGGCGTGCTGCTGACCGATGCAGGCCGGCATTACGCCACCCAGGTTGGGCGCTGGTTGCAGGGGCTAGAGCGCGACACGCTGGATCTGATGAGTCATCAGGGCGAGGGCGGCCCCATCAATCTGGCGGCCGTGCCCACTTTCGCCACGCGCTGGCTGCTGCCGCGCCTGCCGCAGCTGGCACAGCAGCACCCCGACATCACCGTGCATATCGATGTGCAGACCCGGCCTTTCCTGTTTGCCGACACGGTGTTCGATGCTGCTCTCTACGCGGGCACGCCCGAGCAGGTGGTGCGCTGGCCCGGTGTGCAGGCGCAGTGGTTGATGGACGAAGAGGTCGTGCCTGTGTGCAGCCCGCAACTGCTGGCCACGGCCCAGCAGCGCGACCCGGGCCGCGCCTGGCTGCCGGTGGGCCCCGAGGTGATTGCCAGGATGCCGCTGCTGCAGCAAAGCACGCGTCCCCAGGGCTGGCGCCAGTGGTTCGACGTCATGGGCGTGGATGCGCCGCGCGCGCTGGACGGCATGCGGCTCGAACTGTTTTCCATGCTGGCCGTGGCTGCCAGCCAGAGCCTGGGCGTGGCGTTGATCCCGCCCATGTTGATCGAGCAGGAGATTGCGCGCGGTGATCTCATCGTCGCCTGCCCCCAGCCACTGCGCGGCAACCGCGCCTATTACCTGGTGACGCCGGAGCTGGCCGCGGACGCCGTGCCCGCACCGGCGCTGCGCGCCTTCAGCCAGTGGCTGCAGGCCTGTGCTCAGCCAGCGCGGGGGTAG
- a CDS encoding FtsZ/tubulin family protein — MASRPNLQHLAVNTDRNTIAGIEGMPSILLHADASGTEAVMPWLVQCKALCLLAGLGGRAGSTATPALARLAHDAGLYTVVLVGMPCDWEGRRRRTAALQALDSVQKYASETVIIHGDEVARRLGDDCAMMDCIAQCDALLLRELETAVASEVI, encoded by the coding sequence ATGGCATCCCGCCCAAACCTGCAGCATCTGGCCGTCAATACCGACCGCAACACCATCGCCGGGATTGAGGGAATGCCTTCCATCCTGCTGCATGCCGATGCATCGGGTACCGAGGCCGTCATGCCCTGGCTGGTGCAGTGCAAGGCACTCTGCTTGCTGGCCGGACTGGGCGGCCGTGCCGGCTCCACTGCCACCCCGGCCCTGGCACGTCTGGCCCATGATGCGGGCCTCTATACCGTGGTGCTGGTAGGCATGCCTTGCGATTGGGAAGGCCGCAGGCGCCGGACAGCTGCCTTGCAGGCCCTGGATAGCGTGCAGAAATATGCGTCGGAAACCGTCATCATCCACGGCGATGAAGTGGCCCGGCGTTTGGGGGATGACTGCGCCATGATGGATTGCATCGCGCAGTGCGATGCGCTGCTGCTGCGGGAGCTGGAAACAGCAGTCGCATCGGAGGTGATATGA